One region of Candidatus Auribacterota bacterium genomic DNA includes:
- a CDS encoding ATP-binding cassette domain-containing protein, which yields MTPAVSAHNLVKQYRDTLAVAGIDVEVHEGECFGIIGPNGAGKTTTMKMIYCVTPRTDGELRVLGRDPNINPELIKKDLGVVPQDNNLDTDFDVLANLTVYARYFGIPRERATTCGRELLDFVQLTEKQHSTIEDLSSGMRRRLLVARGLINDPRLFILDEPTVGLDPQARHLIWDKLRMLKEANVTLLLTTHYMEEAAELCDRVAVMDRGKILVTGPPRDLVRRFIGEEVLELVLSGGEQEKVIRDITYFHATVEQTNQKLYLYCDDCRPLLTHLTDKGYRRILRRPATLEDVFLKLTGRDLVD from the coding sequence ATGACTCCCGCAGTATCCGCGCACAATCTTGTCAAGCAGTACAGAGATACCCTCGCCGTCGCGGGCATCGACGTCGAGGTGCATGAGGGTGAGTGCTTTGGCATCATCGGGCCCAATGGGGCGGGCAAGACTACCACGATGAAGATGATTTACTGCGTGACGCCGAGGACGGACGGGGAGCTTCGCGTGCTCGGGAGAGACCCGAATATCAACCCGGAGCTCATCAAGAAAGATTTGGGTGTCGTCCCTCAGGACAACAACCTTGATACCGACTTCGACGTCCTCGCGAATCTCACGGTGTATGCCCGCTATTTCGGCATCCCGCGTGAGCGGGCGACCACGTGCGGCCGTGAACTCCTCGATTTTGTGCAGCTCACGGAGAAACAGCACTCGACGATAGAGGATCTGTCGTCGGGGATGCGGAGGAGACTGCTGGTCGCCAGGGGGCTGATCAATGACCCGCGGCTTTTCATCCTCGATGAGCCGACCGTCGGTCTCGACCCGCAGGCGCGCCACCTCATTTGGGACAAGCTCCGGATGCTGAAGGAGGCGAACGTCACGCTCCTCCTGACCACGCACTATATGGAGGAGGCCGCTGAGCTGTGCGACCGCGTGGCGGTGATGGACCGGGGAAAGATACTGGTGACGGGTCCGCCGCGGGACCTGGTCCGGCGCTTCATCGGGGAGGAGGTGCTCGAGCTGGTGCTCTCGGGCGGGGAGCAGGAAAAGGTGATTCGGGACATTACGTATTTCCACGCGACCGTGGAGCAGACGAACCAGAAGCTCTATCTCTACTGTGACGACTGCAGGCCTTTGCTCACGCACCTGACGGACAAGGGGTACCGGCGCATTCTGAGGCGTCCGGCGACCCTCGAGGACGTGTTCCTGAAACTGACGGGGAGGGATCTCGTTGATTAG